From the Lolium rigidum isolate FL_2022 chromosome 2, APGP_CSIRO_Lrig_0.1, whole genome shotgun sequence genome, one window contains:
- the LOC124688097 gene encoding F-box/LRR-repeat protein At1g06630-like, which translates to MRTKHLIPNHAAGLTYANAHAGAREDYHHAADRAAADPFEGFPDAVLGLIVSKLPFRSAISASSISRRWRGALAAAPSLDLDFPAAFPAAPRRRTAFAAAATAALAPPPPHHHPLRRLRLALDGFFDQLFAASAAAHLAAWLAAAAARGVSHLDLHLPRSRLAVLPPSLLACAGLTSLTLRLDRYALPLPPLGRLTRLSRLRLASVHLPGRDDFFHDLFSQCTLLASLTLEQCHIGALRLAGAPRLRSLDIANCSWDQQSCVGIAEMPSLRTLRYSGAMASRHIVTDAYSLDEVVLATEKPQVKLQGPNLRELLPLVGNARSLVLSPWCIEQFARPGDWSKVRLDKVTRLACIIERREEGALSIAPLLTSCPNVKELSVSVVPSQSKQRRCSGDEVQYDVVCGRGVTVRNLRAIRMEYIDESKSGLELVKLLLKNAQVLETMTIVPSMDGLEQAMFRRRVLKFRKASRNASIQFCASA; encoded by the exons ATGCGCACCAAGCACCTGATACCCAACCACGCGGCGGGGCTCACCTACGCGAACGCCCACGCCGGCGCCCGCGAGGACTACCACCACGCCGCCgatcgcgccgccgccgacccgtTCGAGGGGTTCCCGGACGCGGTGCTGGGGCTGATCGTCTCCAAGCTGCCGTTCCGCTCCGCCAtctccgcctcctccatctcccgCCGGTGGCGCGGCGCGCTGGCCGCGGCACCATCGCTGGACCTCGACTTCCCCGCGGCCTTCCCGGCCGCACCGCGCCGCCGAAcagccttcgccgccgccgccaccgccgcgctcgcacccccacccccacaccaccacccgctccgccgcctccgcctcgcgcTCGACGGCTTCTTCGACCAGCtcttcgccgcctccgccgccgcccacctcgccgcctggctcgccgccgccgcggcccgcgGCGTCAGCCACCTAGACCTCCACCTCCCGCGCTCCCGCCTCGCCGTGCTCCCGCCCTCCCTCCTCGCCTGCGCGGGCCTCACGTCCCTCACCCTCCGCCTCGACCGCTACGCCCTCCCGCTCCCTCCCCTCGGCCGTCTAACCCGCCTCTCCCGCCTCCGCCTCGCCTCCGTCCACCTCCCTGGCCGCGACGACTTCTTCCACGACCTCTTCTCGCAATGCACGCTGCTCGCCTCCCTGACCCTCGAGCAATGCCACATCGGCGCGCTCCGGCTGGCGGGCGCGCCGCGGCTTCGCTCGCTCGACATCGCCAACTGCTCCTGGGACCAGCAGTCGTGTGTCGGCATTGCTGAGATGCCCTCATTGCGTACTCTCCGCTACTCGGGTGCGATGGCAAGCAGGCACATCGTTACTGACGCTTATTCTCTCGACGAAGTCGTTCTGGCCACCGAGAAGCCACAGGTTAAGCTCCAGGGGCCTAATCTCAGAGAGCTCCTCCCCTTGGTCGGAAACGCGCGGAGCCTAGTGCTCTCGCCATGGTGCATTGAG caatttGCACGACCTGGGGATTGGTCGAAGGTGCGGCTGGACAAGGTGACACGGTTGGCGTGCATAATAGAGAGGAGGGAAGAAGGTGCTTTATCCATTGCTCCACTCCTTACGAGCTGCCCCAACGTAAAAGAGCTTTCTGTGTCTGTCGTG CCATCGCAGTCCAAGCAGAGACGGTGCAGCGGCGATGAGGTTCAGTATGATGTTGTATGTGGCAGAGGGGTGACTGTGAGGAATCTCAGGGCAATTAGGATGGAGTACATCGATGAGAGCAAGAGTGGACTGGAGCTGGTTAAGCTTCTGCTCAAGAACGCGCAGGTGCTGGAGACGATGACAATTGTGCCTTCCATGGATGGCCTCGAGCAGGCAATGTTCAGGCGCAGGGTGTTGAAGTTCAGGAAAGCTTCCAGGAATGCCAGCATCCAGTTTTGTGCCAGCGCGTGA